One part of the Coffea eugenioides isolate CCC68of chromosome 10, Ceug_1.0, whole genome shotgun sequence genome encodes these proteins:
- the LOC113748850 gene encoding uncharacterized protein LOC113748850 isoform X2: MASMPLRAKSVHNLEDLRSCCFGNTQSLMPNKGFVNFYSRSRDHQNQICQAPRLSISSAAASASVVNNNTNDCSCSSSTHLSVFNPHSASIYNNACISSKNKKRVFDKEEGDVSGNLDRWVKESVAEILNNLDEAPFLVHIYSDGEEASVSTSNTRLVKEKADAQSWPRIKGRWGGGRPSPSGIILVEEMSTEDALSSDGECLGSSGMDYDSGSSSTKVWGILIQGKGSTCPACYILKTCRVRSIAGFCTHFCLVRVKCFFESVDIQLKKLWLV, from the exons ATGGCATCCATGCCTTTGCGGGCTAAATCTGTACATAATTTAGAAGATTTACGAAGCTGTTGCTTCGGCAATACTCAATCTTTGATGCCTAACAAGGGTTTTGTGAATTTTTATAGCCGGAGCAGGGATCATCAAAATCAGATTTGCCAAGCACCCCGGCTTAGTATTAGTTCTGCTGCTGCCTCTGCTTCGGTTGTAAATAATAATACTAACGATTGTAGTTGCAGCAGCAGTACTCATTTATCTGTATTTAATCCTCATTCAGCTTCAATTTATAACAATGCTTGTATTTCttccaaaaataagaaaagggtGTTTGATAAGGAGGAAGGTGATGTTTCTGGGAATCTTGATCGCTGGGTTAAAGAATCCGTTGCCGAG ATATTGAATAACCTTGATGAAGCACCTTTTCTTGTGCACATCTACTCTGATGGCGAAGAGGCATCTGTATCCACAAGCAACACCAGATTAGTGAAAGAGAAGGCAGATGCACAGAGCTGGCCCCGTATCAAAGGAAGATGGGGTGGAGGTCGCCCCTCTCCGAGTGGCATTATCTTGGTCGAAGAAATGAGCACTGAAGACGCTCTTAGCTCTGATGGTGAATGCCTTGGAAGTTCGGGAATGGATTATGATTCGGGTTCTTCTTCAACCAAAGTATGGGGTATACTGATTCAAGGCAAAGGTTCAACTTGCCCTGCTTGTTACATCCTGAAAACTTGCCGAGTGAGGTCTATTGCAGGGTTCTGCACTCACTTTTGTTTGGTTAGAGTGAAGTGCTTCTTTGAAAGTGTAGATATACAGCTCAAGAAATTGTGGCTG GTGTAA
- the LOC113748850 gene encoding uncharacterized protein LOC113748850 isoform X1 encodes MASMPLRAKSVHNLEDLRSCCFGNTQSLMPNKGFVNFYSRSRDHQNQICQAPRLSISSAAASASVVNNNTNDCSCSSSTHLSVFNPHSASIYNNACISSKNKKRVFDKEEGDVSGNLDRWVKESVAEILNNLDEAPFLVHIYSDGEEASVSTSNTRLVKEKADAQSWPRIKGRWGGGRPSPSGIILVEEMSTEDALSSDGECLGSSGMDYDSGSSSTKVWGILIQGKGSTCPACYILKTCRVRSIAGFCTHFCLVRVKCFFESVDIQLKKLWLV; translated from the exons ATGGCATCCATGCCTTTGCGGGCTAAATCTGTACATAATTTAGAAGATTTACGAAGCTGTTGCTTCGGCAATACTCAATCTTTGATGCCTAACAAGGGTTTTGTGAATTTTTATAGCCGGAGCAGGGATCATCAAAATCAGATTTGCCAAGCACCCCGGCTTAGTATTAGTTCTGCTGCTGCCTCTGCTTCGGTTGTAAATAATAATACTAACGATTGTAGTTGCAGCAGCAGTACTCATTTATCTGTATTTAATCCTCATTCAGCTTCAATTTATAACAATGCTTGTATTTCttccaaaaataagaaaagggtGTTTGATAAGGAGGAAGGTGATGTTTCTGGGAATCTTGATCGCTGGGTTAAAGAATCCGTTGCCGAG ATATTGAATAACCTTGATGAAGCACCTTTTCTTGTGCACATCTACTCTGATGGCGAAGAGGCATCTGTATCCACAAGCAACACCAGATTAGTGAAAGAGAAGGCAGATGCACAGAGCTGGCCCCGTATCAAAGGAAGATGGGGTGGAGGTCGCCCCTCTCCGAGTGGCATTATCTTGGTCGAAGAAATGAGCACTGAAGACGCTCTTAGCTCTGATGGTGAATGCCTTGGAAGTTCGGGAATGGATTATGATTCGGGTTCTTCTTCAACCAAAGTATGGGGTATACTGATTCAAGGCAAAGGTTCAACTTGCCCTGCTTGTTACATCCTGAAAACTTGCCGAGTGAGGTCTATTGCAGGGTTCTGCACTCACTTTTGTTTGGTTAGAGTGAAGTGCTTCTTTGAAAGTGTAGATATACAGCTCAAGAAATTGTGGCTGGTGTAA
- the LOC113748849 gene encoding DNA damage-repair/toleration protein DRT100-like — protein MYLSIYVHVRLIGAGNWHFNLHTMQSLFFSRLHFAFLLLFTLLNLRYLTAEAAKCHPDDEAGLLAFKSGITADPSGMLQSWKPGTDCCSWNGITCLQGTRVTALALSGQPQNSTQVLSGTISPSLSKLQFLDGVYFLNLRKLSGPFPNFLFSLPRLIFIYIENNRLSGPIPENIGSLAKLQAFSLQGNRFSGRIPTSISQLTQLSQLRLGGNLLTGTIPLGIQNLKNLTSLTLDGNQLTGTIPDIFASFPTLYNLNLANNKLTGNIPPSISSLAPNLRYLELGHNSLSGQIPDFLGKFRALDTLDLSWNQYSGLVPKTFSNLTKIFNLDLSHNYLVDPFPAMQVKGIESLDLSYNQFHLVNIPAWVTSSPIIYSLKLAKCGINLKLDDWNPAQTYFYDYIDLSENQITGSPFKLLNRTEYLKGFYASGNKLNFKLETLKLPKTLKDLDLSRNLISGKVPNAVAGLQKLNVSHNHLCGQLPKTKFPASAFSGNDCLCGSPLPACK, from the coding sequence atgtatctGTCTATATATGTGCATGTACGATTGATTGGGGCTGGCAACTGGCATTTCAATCTTCATACAATGCAATCTCTCTTCTTCTCCCGTCTCCATTTTGCTTTCCTCCTCCTATTCACTCTTCTCAATCTCCGCTACCTCACAGCCGAAGCAGCAAAATGCCACCCAGACGATGAAGCCGGCTTACTCGCATTCAAGTCCGGCATCACAGCTGACCCTTCCGGCATGCTTCAGTCTTGGAAGCCCGGAACAGACTGCTGCTCCTGGAACGGCATAACATGCCTACAAGGCACCCGGGTCACGGCCCTCGCCCTCTCCGGACAGCCTCAGAACTCCACCCAGGTTTTATCCGGTACTATCTCACCATCTCTTTCGAAACTTCAGTTCTTGGATGGCGTTTACTTCTTAAATCTCCGAAAATTATCCGGTCCTTTTCCAAATTTCCTCTTCAGCCTCCCCAGGCTCATCTTTATTTACATTGAAAACAATAGATTGTCGGGTCCGATACCTGAAAACATTGGCAGTCTGGCCAAACTCCAAGCATTCAGTCTTCAAGGAAACCGGTTCTCAGGCCGCATTCCCACTTCAATCTCCCAACTCACTCAGCTATCTCAGCTCAGACTCGGTGGCAACCTTCTTACGGGCACCATACCCCTGGGAATCCAGAACCTCAAAAACTTAACTTCTTTGACCCTGGATGGGAACCAACTCACCGGCACCATACCGGATATTTTTGCATCGTTCCCCACCCTCTATAATCTAAACCTGGCAAACAATAAACTAACCGGAAACATCCCACCAAGCATTTCATCTCTGGCACCAAATCTCAGGTACCTCGAGCTCGGCCACAATTCTCTCTCAGGACAAATCCCAGATTTCCTTGGAAAGTTTCGGGCCCTGGACACACTAGACCTGTCTTGGAACCAATATTCAGGACTCGTCCCGAAAACTTTCTCGAATCTTactaagatatttaaccttgaCCTCTCCCATAATTACCTAGTGGATCCATTTCCAGCAATGCAGGTTAAAGGCATTGAATCCTTAGACTTGTCCTATAACCAGTTCCATCTGGTCAACATCCCAGCCTGGGTGACTTCTTCCCCAATTATCTATTCTCTGAAGCTGGCAAAATGTGGGATCAATCTGAAATTGGACGACTGGAATCCCGCACAAACGTACTTCTACGATTACATCGATCTTTCTGAGAATCAAATTACCGGGAGCCCGTTCAAATTGTTGAACAGAACGGAATATCTCAAGGGGTTCTACGCTTCGGGGAACAAGTTGAACTTTAAACTGGAGACCTTGAAACTTCCCAAGACTTTGAAGGACCTGGATTTATCGCGGAATTTAATAAGTGGGAAGGTGCCTAATGCAGTTGCAGGGCTTCAAAAACTGAACGTTAGCCATAATCACTTGTGCGGTCAGCTCCCCAAGACCAAGTTTCCAGCATCCGCATTCTCTGGGAATGATTGTTTGTGTGGCTCTCCGTTACCCGCctgtaaataa